TTGCTTCCATCACCACGTAGTACTTGGTTGGCCGTGCTTTGTTTATGATTAAAGGGGTTGAAACGGCACCTTCAATAGTAACCTCACCACGATCTCCAAAATGGAGATAGCTAGGTTTTCGATCTCCTTCATACATTGGCGTCAAACAATAGGAAAACGTTCCACCTGTTTTAGGTTTTAACTGACCTATAAGTGAGAAAGGTGAGTTTCCAAGGCCAACTACGCCAGAGCCTTGCCCACCAAAGGTTCCAACGTTGTTGTGTCCACATCCAATCACAGTTTGGGGAAATGCTACAGGAACATCTTCAAGACTGGAATTTAGAGTAATGGTGTCCCAACTGAAATCTCCTTCTGAAGTTGATCCATCACCATAGCTCACTTTATATGCACAGTGCTTTCTATTGTTAAAATCGCAAAATGCATTTTCCGAACTCAGACATTCAGCAGCAACACAAGGCATACTACTGTATGTACTTGAAGTTGAAGGATCAAATATGGGTCTGTCTTCTTTGTAACAGTTTTTACAAGGTTGACATTGCATCCAAATAAACCTGGAACCAGTATGAACTATACCAAGGATATGGAATGGTGGAGTTCCAACTGAATAGTTCACCAGGAATTCTCCTGAAATTGGTGTTATAGTGCTTTCAACATCGTTTGAGTCGAGGTTAAAGTAATTAGCACGATGGATGGAACGAAGAATGGCATTTTCAACTCGTTGGAAATGAGTTTCATTGGGACGATAATATGGTGATTTTGGTGAATCACGGTGGATCATCTCCACACTGAAACTGCTTTTAAGGGCTTTTGAGAAGGAAATGTGTTGAAGAAATACAAAGACTATAAGAAAAGATGAATAGCGTAGAAGCATTGTCATGATGTAGTGGATAAAAAAACAAGCGCTTCAAATGGATTTGTAATTGATGCTGCCTTCTTATATTATAGTGAATGAAATTATCTGTGTTATCAGTATTTAATACCTTATATCTGATATATTATTGATTAGCATCAACACCCACTTTTTACTATATAGATTTAGTCttgatttcaataattaatgcaaaatttaatttttgccAAAATTCTTCCATGTTGTGATATGTTTCCAAGCTGGGTGCAaaggaaaaacctaaaaatttattatatatgccTTTATTGGAGATCTTGTGAATCAAAAGTAAATattgaaagaatatcaagtttATAGTAGGTGAAATTCAATTTGAACAACGTATATGTTTCGGGTGTGGGATTGTTTCGGGTGTGGGATTGAGAATCACAATCAAAATAAtccttcatatttttcttttaatcctcTAACATCATCTTAAGTCTCTATTAAAAATTGTCCtcggttcttcttcttcaaatttCAAGCCGAGCAAGTAAGTTCTTGTCAATGACACTCTGTTCAAATTCCAAGCCAAACGAGTGGATACCTGTCCAAGACACTCCGCTCAAATAAGTTATAGGTGTTTGATCTATTATCATAGCAAAGTCTTTAATCCATAATAAATGTAATCACCTACTTCTTTACTTTATCTCTCTATTTGTAGATGTTGAAATGAACATTTAATTAGGATTGACTTAATTACGAACCAAAAGACCCAAAAGTAAAATTGGAACttaaaatcttttgaaaataaaatagttgattcaaatataaaaaaaagtaaaataacatttaCAAGAGAACTGATCTCTTGGCAATATTATATATGTGAGATAGTGTTCCCTTTGGAGATTGTGAGGTATTTAAATTGTGTTTAACTTTGACTCTTAAGTGATGTAAGATTATTGGGTATGGTAGGAACATAAATCCTTCTAATCGAGGTTTAAAGAGAATGACTCATCATACTCAACAGAGCTTAAGGAACCTTATACtacaataaaaacataagtTACCTACCAATATTTACCTACAAATTTTAATTCGTAAATAATATGTAATGATATACAACCCGCATGtaagtaataataaacatattaaaaaggattatttgtaattaaagataaattaaatgaaaattataaattaatatagaagACTAATATAACTAGAGATGTCACAtgacattataataaattaataaacatgaCCAATATGTAATATCCCGATTTCAAAGTTGTCACGGGTTATTAAAAATcgataaaattcaaaatttatcatagtgtagaaacatattaaaaaaaccttatccaattacattgtttcgagaaataaaataaagaagaaaatactcCAATTATATtgtcttaatttataaaaaaaaaatagctttaATTGAATTCCAAGGTTTTTCCCATCTTCTCTCGAGTGAATCACGCCTCTTGAGCATCTGTAACATTATTTACTTATGTATAACGCATTGTACGATCATGGCcgataatttcattcacaaacataaacacaaacacgtATCGGGTAAGTTACAAGTAAGACAATCATAacaataatattcatatatactAATTATATCCACCATAATCAATCACATAGCAAGATACAAACCTTCTTATTATATCAATCATAATCAAACACCCCATAGACATAAGTAATTGCAACAAGATTCTTAATcctcaaaacataacaaatcaaACATATCTGAATACTCAATACTCTATCCTCGATCCTTGATTTTCACTAACATCACACACTTAAACTAACAGTCTATATTCATAGTAGCACCTATTCCAACTATACCACTTGATACCATTACTACCAACATAGTATTTTGATGATGCTCTATCATCACCATACTCATTAACATGTGTAACTCAATCATGATCACTACCTTATGACTCCTCAGATACCATAACACCATAGTGAAAAGAATCAGACACACTCTTATACCCTACCTCACTGAATATAGTCGCTCCTACAATGTAATCTATAGCCTCCCCTACAGATAAGTTTGAGTAGTCCTGCAATTCAACTAAGGATATGCCTTCCTACAACACAAAACAAGGAAACCACCATCACCCCCACACAAGGACGATTCAATACCCGAACAAACAAAACCTATCTGCAGATAAAAACCAagatttactaggtacaacaagtagacCTATCCTCCCACTCTCATGCTCATTAATCACCCACTCTGGTACACCCCAAAACACTCACTCATTCTCCAATGTCATCTAGAAATCAAATAGACCCTAAACATAACCACTAACCTTAATCTCTAATTATCATCATGTTCCACGACTCCTCAAGCTTGGTTTATATCCCTTCTTCATTAAAATGcattatttatagtaaaaacaCTCTAGGACAATAGATTATCATAAgcgataatcaattattcccaaaacacacacatgttcacaaaataccctatcataatcaattatagcttaagataattaattatctcaaTGGTTTTGCACAACAATTCACCATAATTCATCACGCATgaagggataatcgattatcatcccaGATATTCGATTATTCTCGTGAATAATCACGTTCTTGGACCAAACCCTAAGGTCCAACCCCCATAATCAATTATAgcttaagataattaattatctcaaTGGTTTTGCACAACAATTCACCATAATTCATCACGCATgaagggataatcgattatcatcccaGATATTCGACTATTCTCGTGAATAATCACGTTCTTGGACGAAACCCTAAGGTTCAACCCCATGTATCAATCCCAAATCACGTGAAAACATGCTTAAGTCATTATACATGCATTCAAGCATCACATACCCTTGTAACAtactcaaacacatataataCATCACTTGAATAATCCAGATCCAATCATTGACATGTTATACCCCTAATAAACCAAATTATACTACATATGATTATCACCACACCCTTATTGATAGGAAAAAGGGCCAAAAGAAACAACAACTTAACAAAGAGTAATAACGCAACGGAAATTCAATCTCCCTTCTTGTGAGAATCTACGAGGAacaccaaacaaatagaacaaaaacgAAATCCAATCGGaaagagacaccaacaatttttaacatgGAAACCCTTCAATGCAAGGGTAAACTCCACGAGTCATCCAAACCAAAGAATAATCCCCTATGATCAATAATAGAATTCAAAAGAGTCTTCGATAAAAACACCAAATGGGGTTTTCAATAAGTCAAACTAATTATGCataatgcttacaaatgagaaccaagaagatgaaaattcttcAAAACAGAGCTGCTGATTCGAGGTTGTTTTCTCCGAAAATAGGCCTCCGATTAATTGTCCAAAAATTAGCCGTGTTCAATGATGAACGACTTCACAACGACGAAAACACCAGTGCAGGTTTTATGTTATGTAGGaatgacttcttttcttcatttctctctATCTTTGTTTTTCCatctcttcaaatgactctaaAGTGCCCTACTAATCTAACCATCTCCACTAAAACAAAGTATAACGGTCCACGTTATTTGGTCTATTCTCCACATAAAAATGGAGCCCAATAACTCAACCcttataacatatatttgtaGGGAAACCCCGAAGCATCATAAATTTGTTCTTTCTTAGAATCAAACCCTCTGAtgggataacccaacaaaacatacataatacattTATAGGAAAAATCCATCACAAATATTACCAAATACCTATTCTCATGCACACACAAACCCTTGCCCAATAATGACAACAGATAATCATAATCGTTTTTACATAGTCATATATCAAACACGTATTTTCATACAAGTAAACCAAGAATACATAGCAAAGAACAAACAATGGTAAGTTTCTCCATACCTTGACCAATCATAAGGCTTTATCTAACCTTAAATCACTACCAATCTTCCTTTACACTAAGAGTTTTTTGTcgctctttctcttctctcaaaACACCAATctactttcttcctcttttttctctctttgacATAGAGTTTCTAAAGTTTCTAAACACAAAACCACAATTTTCTCCATATCTTACTATTTATGAATTCACTCAACTCTATCTCTAATATTTATTCActtataataatacattttattataatgagtctatcaataatatatattattattattattatctggctataatatctaattataccctagtataaaaaatattttttatactgattaaaaaagactttttatAGATATAGAAAATTTATCACTTTTTAAACCGGTTCTAAAATAGGTATATAAAGTCTCATTTTTTATAACCATGAGTCACTTTTTATACCTGATAATTTATAACCGGCataaaaagtgatattttttttagaatacaGAAGGTCCCGAACAGAAAGAAACAATAATATCCAATTGGGAATTCAAGAAAGTCATTCACAAAAAAGCATATTCCAAACATCTGACATCCATCAAAATATCGCATACACCAGTCCATTTATAACTGATTTAGAAGTAGAACATAcatgtaaacaaaaataatcttaaCCAAATTTAGCTTCAATTTCAGCCAATTTTTCAGCATTCCTGTCcatcaaataaaatcattacCAAGATTCAAGCTTATAGTCAATAGAAAAGGATGAGCAAGCTGATGTCATGGATAAATAATAATCTTGTTCAAACAATGCATCTTTCAAGGACCAAAAGCAAAGACCAAGAACATAATGGGATAGAAAATCAACAATTCTCTCATTATAACTATGACAGAAACAGGCTTCATTGGAGTTCATCATAGCCTATGATTTCTTCATCATACagagaaaaattaatcaaattacaatataaaataaaccacGTTAGGTTAGTTTTAAGAGAACATGGAAAACTAGAATGAAATAAGAGAGATATAGAACAATTTCAACTAGAACAAAAATCATAGGAGTTTATCCATAGATGAGCAATATACTCAATTGGAAAGTCCATGGGAGAAAAACCATAAATGACCTCTATCAGTGTAACTATGACAATTATACTTCATCGGAGTTTATACATAGCTCATGACAGTTTGCATCATTTAGAGATCAAAATCAACAAGGCACATAACGGAGCAATGAAATTCCTTCAAATAATACACATGAAACAATCTAATTTCTCTCCAATTTTAATGTGTACATATCACTTGAATTTACAACTATCACCGAAATTTACACATTCAAGAAATCAACATGCTGTAAAATCCAAATCAACCCATTTCAAAGATGCAACTAGAATAAAAACTAGTTACAATTGATTACCTTCTTTTCTAGCTCGACAAGCCTCAAGGCCAATTCTGTAGCAGTATACATTTTCAGTTTGCCTACACAGACAAGAAACAACACCTATTAgtaaaactcttttaaaaacaaataaaaacaaaaaaacaaataatagaaaacatgtacacatgttaaaatatcaaacaatgcTCCACCTTGGAAATGTCTGATTGTGtgtattgtaaataaaattggttgaagttattattttagaaCCTATTTCTCAACTAAGTTACCCTTTTATTAGAGCCCTTCCACCATGCTTGTCAGAATCTGGAGAGTTTTCTTCCGTTATCcctttttgtctattttttatAGCACGTAGATGTGTTCGAGCAGGAGCAGCTGCATTAGATGCAACAGTTGCGATCAACTCACCCAGAGTACCCCACCTTTCTTTCACAACCTGCACGTATCAATATAAGTAAACATCAATTTTTTACAGCATGACAAAGATGTCATTCTACATAGGAACAAAAAGGCAAAATAACCTCATTAAAGTTTTGTTCTCTCGAGCTGCTTGTTCTTGTGAACGCTTTAAGACTTTTGAGTCTCCAACTTGCTCCTCCATCCCCAACAAGGGAAGAAGATAGAAGTTGGTCAGCACCAACTTTAGCTCCATCATTTCCTTCTGGGTAACCACTTCCACTATCTTCAAATATGGATTCATTTCCTTAGCTTAAAAAATATCAGAAAATTGGCTCAGGTCCACGCTGATAGCACTGGAAATATTGTTTGGCGGTAGGCGCGATACTTTGAATAACGCTCGGCATTGACATTCAGGTGTTTGGTAGTGAACTCTTTGAAGAGGCTGACGTTCAGCAGCAAAAGTGACACTCAACGGAGGCTGCGGCACTTGAATTTCCCCTCAACgtggcgcttaagcgtttgacaGAAAACTCTACAAAGACGCTGGCACTCAGCGGTGGAATTACGCTCAACGTTGACTGCGGTTCTTCTTTTGTGCACTTTTCCAGTTTTTCCTGAGTCTAGCTCCTTACTacttcaacttcattcatcaaattcatgttaatttctgccaaaacaaggaaaactaagcataaaaccaataatactaccttcaactctcttattctctaatttaagcaaaaaacatgatttcaatcTAGTTTCTAATAAGAAGGGTGTTTTTAGTGtcaaaattatgtataaaaataacggtatttcaactgttatcaacCCCTAACCCCAATTCATTTTTACGCAGCACCCATTTGAATTGAGTTTtgtgataattatttttcttttgagtatTTGTTAGTAAGTGTgatattgaaaattaaagatatttgagGGAGGTTGGTAGTGTTTGAGTGCAGTTTGGAGTGGTGTATTGAAGAAGCTTGACTTGTTTTGTAGTGGTTCACTTGGGTACTTTTTGGTTATACTCTTAGAGTATTCTTCGAACTTGTATTGATATTACTAGAAAGAagacaggatttagtttttGGTTAATTGTTCTATGttagtatattatttttggtttatcTGTTGCATTATTGCGTGttaattaggattttatttttattatctaaaactgatttatctttcgaaaaacaaatatcaattaAGAATTGATACACGATAGACGGATATAGGATCCAGCATAATAAGCAATCCAATATAGAAATGCGATATACCATAATCGAATGTGGATATCCCATTAAGTTTAATTTgttgtataaaattttattatattacttatttatttattttattagttttaaattatttttaaaattatatataattttgtataaatatataatataattatataatttttaattaatataatataatttatattaatttattaaaattaataaaaatggtttTCAACCTTAATATCAATCTATCGGATATGCATATCCGAAGGTACAGATATCGGATTTCGACATCCGATTTGTACCATTTCCGATTACACATCaatgtaattatattattttattacttattcaATCAAGTGACATTATTTATAATCAATCgttatacatttatatatttaagatattatttattttcaaatatagaattatattattattttatttttaaaagcatatatttaaaatgatttaggTTTTTGGAGTTATTGAGCATTGAATATGGTAGGACCAATTGGTATTACATGAAATATCGATATTAGATTATGGTAGAGAGTACCGAAAGGATTGACATGcatatatagtttattttttgaGTGAGAAAAATACTTATTGTATTTCATTGAATTTTCTATATCTCGGAGGTACAATCTGTGTTGAGAAAGGTCACTGTGTTGCGTTGTGTGTCATAGCCAATCAAGATATCCTGCTGTGCTAAATTCCCCAAAATGGCTTCAGAACCTGAACGGAAAGCCAAACATATGATAGTTTCCCTGACCTTGACAAAGGTGTTGATAGAATGCAATTCCACAGTTCCACCACCTTTAAAATGTGCAAACACTGTTGGTATATGATATTCTTCACCAGGTGTAATTCCGAAGCACAACCTCAAACCTTTTATTGGGCTATCAGTACGAGGTAAATTAACTTCATTTACCATTTCTCCTTCCAAACTTGAGTAAACCTCATCTGGCAAATAACTGAGCGCTGCCCCTGAGTCAATTAAGATGTTTCCATCTTCACCATTTCTGGGAAACTCTATTCTCTTGCTTCCCACACTGATTGCTTCCAACACCACGAAGTACACGGATGGCCGTGCTATGTCTCTGATTAAAGGGGTTGAAACGGCACCTTCAACAGTAACCTCACCACGATCTCCAAAATGGAGATAGCTAGGTTTTCGATCTCCTTCATACATTGGCGTCAAACAATAGGAAAATGTTCCACCTGTTTTAGGTTTTAACTGACTTGCAAGTGAGAAAGGTCCGATTCCAAGGCCAACTATGCCAGAGCTTTTCTCACCAAAGATTCCATAGTTGTTGTGTCCACATCCAATCACAGTTTGAGGAAATGCTACAGGAACATCTTCCAAACTGGAATATAGACTAATGGTCTCCCAACTGAAATCTCCTTCTGAATTTGATCCATCAGCATAGGACATTTTATATGCACAGTGCTTTCCATTGTTAAAATTGCAAAAAGCATGTGTCCCAGTCAGACAATCAGCAGCAACACAAGGCATAGTACTGTATGTCCTTGAAGTTGAAGGATCAAATATGGGTCTGTCTTGTTTGTAACAGTCTTTACAAGGCTGACATTGCATCCAAATTAAGTCTGAACCAGTATCAACTATACCGAGGATTTGGACTGGTGGAGTTCCAACTGAATAGTTCAGCAGGTATTCTCCTGAAGCTGGTGTTATAGTGCTCTCAACATCGTTTGAGTCGAGTTTCAAGTAATTAGCACGATGGATGGAACGAAGAATGGCATTTTCAACTCGTTGGAAATGAGTTTCCGTGGGACGATAAAATGGTGATTTTGGTGAATCACGGTGGATCATCTCCACTCTCAAACTGCTTTTAAGGGCTTTTGAGATGGAAATGTTTTGAAGAAATACCAAGACAATGAGAAGAGATGAATAACGTAGAAGCGTTGTCATCATGTACATGCATAAGATTAGTggtaaacaaaatcaaatggATTTGTAATTGTTGCTGCCTTCTTATATAGTGACTATGTGAAATTATCTGCAATAATTGTTATCAGTATTTAATACCTTTAATCCGATATATTCTTGATTAGCATCAACACCCTTTTTTACTATAActttagttttgatttaattaattaatgcaaaatttaatttcttgcaAAGTTTTGCCATGTTCTGATATGTTTCCAAGCTAAGTGCAGATGAATCAAAAAGCTAACAATTTGTTATATATACCTTTATTGGAGATCTTTTGAACAAATGTAAATATTCAAAGAATATCAGGTTTATATTAGTAGGTGAAATTCAATTTGAACAACctaacaatttattatatatgtatatacatacatatatatatatatatatatatatatatatatatatatatatatatatatatatatatatatatatatatattccttttaTGATTGATGCATTTGTAGTAATAATTGcttgcaacatttttttttgttaatataacacatattcttattattaaaatatatagtgtTTTAATTTGAAACGGTATGTATGAAAatagaattatataaaaattttagtatTAATCTTAAATATGGATTACACACAGAATAAGCATTATACTTAACATGTATTGCTTTTTCCCCAAATTGTAGGAATTgcaaatatataagaaaatttccTATTAGAGTATTTTGATGGATTTTAATATATGAGAGGGTATGAAATTGTTGGTGTTTGATaggaatattaataataataaaatgagtcaaattcataatatatatatatatatatatatatatatatatatgacttttaataaaaaaattaaaataattgatttataacttttttttgaattttttaatttttaatcaattcatATGTTAGACTTATATTGGATTCTTAATAGCATCAACGTACTTTATGGAAGAGTTTTCatgcataaaataattttgattcattGAAAGATACAAccgcattaaaaaaaaaaaagaaaaaaaaagaaaaaaaaagcaacgCTGCAACCCATTTTGTCATATATTTCTAAACAAGTAATAAGTTTTAGACACACTTACGAGAAAACCAATCTCTTTCTTGACAATCATCGTATATATGTGATGTATTGTTCATTTTGGAGATTATGAGGTATTTAATATGCATATTACCTTGACTCATATAAGTGATGTAAGattattgtatataaatttcCTAATTGAATTCTAAGGTGAATGATCCGTCATTCTCAATAGAGCTTCATTATGAGAAAAACACAagttatctatttatatttacttacgAATTTTAATTCATAGATAATGCAAgtattacatacgaattttacatgcaaatttataaaagtgagttacatacagattttatataTGGACTTTTATTGACGTAAGAACATaactattttttcatgtaacagtAGATGGGTCGAAAGGAAATTGTTACACCGTAGAAGATTCATTTAAGGACGACCCTCTTGGTGCGATACATGAGTTTTCTAACATCATTGCACATGCGCCAATGATTGCTCCATGGGATCCTACTATATTTGGAAgagtgatgag
This genomic stretch from Vigna radiata var. radiata cultivar VC1973A chromosome 7, Vradiata_ver6, whole genome shotgun sequence harbors:
- the LOC106766614 gene encoding aspartic proteinase CDR1-like, which translates into the protein MYMMTTLLRYSSLLIVLVFLQNISISKALKSSLRVEMIHRDSPKSPFYRPTETHFQRVENAILRSIHRANYLKLDSNDVESTITPASGEYLLNYSVGTPPVQILGIVDTGSDLIWMQCQPCKDCYKQDRPIFDPSTSRTYSTMPCVAADCLTGTHAFCNFNNGKHCAYKMSYADGSNSEGDFSWETISLYSSLEDVPVAFPQTVIGCGHNNYGIFGEKSSGIVGLGIGPFSLASQLKPKTGGTFSYCLTPMYEGDRKPSYLHFGDRGEVTVEGAVSTPLIRDIARPSVYFVVLEAISVGSKRIEFPRNGEDGNILIDSGAALSYLPDEVYSSLEGEMVNEVNLPRTDSPIKGLRLCFGITPGEEYHIPTVFAHFKGGGTVELHSINTFVKVRETIICLAFRSGSEAILGNLAQQDILIGYDTQRNTVTFLNTDYSGSGYPEGNDGAKVGADQLLSSSLVGDGGASWRLKSLKAFTRTSSSREQNFNEVVKERWGTLGELIATVASNAAAPARTHLRAIKNRQKGITEENSPDSDKHGGRALIKGQTENVYCYRIGLEACRARKEGNQLNAEKLAEIEAKFG
- the LOC106766613 gene encoding aspartic proteinase CDR1-like, which encodes MTMLLRYSSFLIVFVFLQHISFSKALKSSFSVEMIHRDSPKSPYYRPNETHFQRVENAILRSIHRANYFNLDSNDVESTITPISGEFLVNYSVGTPPFHILGIVHTGSRFIWMQCQPCKNCYKEDRPIFDPSTSSTYSSMPCVAAECLSSENAFCDFNNRKHCAYKVSYGDGSTSEGDFSWDTITLNSSLEDVPVAFPQTVIGCGHNNVGTFGGQGSGVVGLGNSPFSLIGQLKPKTGGTFSYCLTPMYEGDRKPSYLHFGDRGEVTIEGAVSTPLIINKARPTKYYVVMEAISVESKRIEFPRNGEDGNIFIDSGTTVTCLPDEVYSSLEGEMVNAVNLPRTDSPVKSLKLCFGITPGEEYHIPTVYAHFKGGGTVELHSINTFVKVRETIICLAFRSCKQAIFGNLAQQDILVGYDIQENTIKFLNTDCSSEL